Proteins co-encoded in one Natrarchaeobius halalkaliphilus genomic window:
- a CDS encoding DUF5807 family protein: MTTRREAFLAGDRLEDVALFLADSYVTDDRLEEFGERINDGVLIVVDGERGRSAFRAATGTDAMEFAQSAMGLEGEIDGDLTDGHCPETADTDETHDVQFVFAFAEERNEDVGGIYADGDVVHAYARCGCGTAYSDRWNVVEP; this comes from the coding sequence ATGACCACTCGACGCGAGGCGTTTCTGGCCGGCGACCGGCTCGAGGACGTCGCGTTGTTTCTCGCCGACTCGTACGTGACCGACGACCGTCTCGAGGAGTTCGGTGAGCGCATCAACGACGGCGTGTTGATCGTCGTCGACGGCGAACGCGGGAGAAGCGCGTTTCGGGCGGCGACCGGAACCGACGCGATGGAGTTCGCACAGTCAGCGATGGGACTCGAAGGCGAGATCGATGGTGATCTCACGGACGGCCACTGCCCCGAAACGGCGGATACCGACGAAACGCACGACGTGCAGTTCGTCTTCGCGTTCGCTGAGGAACGAAACGAAGACGTCGGGGGAATCTACGCCGATGGCGACGTCGTACATGCGTACGCACGCTGTGGCTGCGGGACAGCGTACTCGGACCGGTGGAACGTTGTCGAACCGTGA